The proteins below are encoded in one region of Litoribacterium kuwaitense:
- a CDS encoding carbohydrate ABC transporter permease — protein sequence MKKTTSNFTKRNRLTAYAFLLPNILGFLVFIFLPVIASFLMSFTSWNGFGDIEFVGIDNYIGLLNDENFKISLFNSILFLFISVPMTLFLSLVAAVALNRGIRFLKVFRTAIFLPYVTATVAVAAVWQLVFNPTMGPINGFLTSIGIDNPPGWLTSPEWALISVSIVYIWHSIGYYMVIYLAGLQNIPKDLYEAAEIDGAGPLATFFHVTIPMMSQVIFFTMIIGVINSFKVFDFIFVLTDGGPGRSTQVLVYDIYNTAFKQFEYGYASAMAYVLFLIILIFTFIQFKGQKRWND from the coding sequence TGCTTATGCCTTCCTATTACCAAATATTTTAGGATTTCTCGTATTTATCTTCCTTCCCGTGATTGCTTCATTTTTAATGAGCTTTACGTCATGGAATGGTTTCGGTGATATTGAGTTTGTCGGCATTGATAATTATATTGGTCTTCTGAACGATGAAAATTTTAAAATTTCATTATTCAACAGCATTTTGTTTCTCTTTATTTCAGTGCCGATGACGCTATTTTTGTCGCTCGTTGCTGCTGTCGCCTTGAATCGCGGCATTCGCTTTTTAAAAGTATTTCGCACGGCGATTTTTCTTCCTTACGTGACGGCAACTGTTGCTGTGGCAGCGGTTTGGCAGCTCGTGTTTAACCCGACGATGGGGCCGATCAACGGCTTTTTAACGAGCATAGGCATCGACAATCCACCTGGTTGGCTGACATCTCCTGAGTGGGCTTTAATTTCGGTATCCATCGTCTATATTTGGCACTCGATTGGTTATTATATGGTCATTTATTTAGCCGGCTTGCAAAATATACCGAAAGATTTATATGAAGCGGCAGAGATTGATGGGGCGGGCCCTTTGGCGACGTTTTTCCACGTCACGATTCCGATGATGTCCCAAGTCATTTTCTTCACGATGATCATCGGTGTGATCAATTCCTTTAAAGTGTTTGATTTTATCTTCGTTTTAACCGATGGTGGTCCGGGGCGTTCGACGCAAGTGCTCGTGTACGATATTTACAACACAGCGTTTAAACAGTTTGAATATGGCTACGCCTCTGCGATGGCGTACGTGTTGTTTTTAATCATTTTGATCTTTACGTTCATCCAATTTAAAGGGCAGAAACGATGGAACGATTGA
- a CDS encoding carbohydrate ABC transporter permease — MAMKTEQVAVQVKKTPKFKPQIMLRYVVITVISILMVLPFLWMVSSSFKPEADIFGFPIQWIPENFQWSNYVDVWTTIPFHLYYLNTIKIAVSATVLLVITSSLAGYAFAKVKFPERDKLFFLYIATMMIPYQVMMIPQFMLMKELGLVDSHWSLILLGAFNPFGVFLFRQFFLSIPDELLEAARIDGLSEFGIYWRIMMPLSKPAIATLVIFSFMHAWNDFLGPLIYLTSDHLYTIQLGMQFFITEYNTEYALLMAAAVSAVIPTILVYFFAQDQFVEGVASTGVKG, encoded by the coding sequence ATGGCTATGAAAACAGAGCAGGTGGCCGTTCAAGTGAAGAAGACCCCAAAATTTAAACCGCAAATCATGCTTCGCTATGTCGTGATCACTGTCATATCTATATTGATGGTGCTGCCGTTTCTTTGGATGGTTTCATCTTCATTTAAACCGGAGGCAGACATCTTCGGCTTTCCAATTCAATGGATTCCGGAGAATTTTCAATGGAGCAACTACGTCGATGTGTGGACGACAATTCCCTTTCACTTATATTATTTAAATACGATTAAAATTGCGGTGTCCGCAACGGTATTATTAGTGATCACGAGTTCGCTCGCCGGTTATGCCTTTGCCAAGGTAAAGTTTCCCGAGCGGGATAAGCTGTTTTTCTTATATATTGCGACGATGATGATTCCTTACCAGGTCATGATGATTCCGCAGTTTATGCTCATGAAGGAATTAGGGCTCGTCGATTCGCACTGGTCGTTGATTTTGCTCGGAGCGTTTAATCCGTTTGGCGTGTTTTTGTTTCGGCAGTTTTTTCTTTCGATCCCTGATGAGTTACTGGAAGCGGCAAGAATTGACGGGTTGAGCGAATTTGGCATTTACTGGCGCATTATGATGCCGTTGTCAAAGCCGGCGATTGCGACGCTTGTCATTTTTTCATTTATGCATGCATGGAATGATTTTCTCGGTCCTTTGATCTATCTGACGTCTGATCATTTATATACCATTCAGCTTGGCATGCAGTTTTTTATTACTGAATACAATACGGAATATGCCTTGTTAATGGCGGCGGCTGTATCAGCTGTTATTCCAACCATTCTCGTTTATTTCTTTGCACAAGACCAGTTTGTTGAAGGCGTTGCCAGTACAGGCGTGAAAGGTTAA